The following proteins are co-located in the Pseudoalteromonas sp. N1230-9 genome:
- a CDS encoding ammonium transporter, with translation MENTIVELKFSLDTFYFLMSGVLVMWMAAGFAMLEAGLVRAKNTTEILTKNVALFSIACTMFLLVGYNIMYVDNAEGGFVPSFGALIGTQAADANHSLESDFFFQVVFVATAMSIVSGAVAERMKLWAFLIFTVVMTGFIYPIEGYWTWGAGFLSEMGFVDFAGSAIVHGAGAAAALAGVLFLGARKGKYGKNGEIYPIPGSNLPLATLGTLILWMGWFGFNGGSQLLVSDAENATAVGKIFLNTNAAAACGAIAALFVCKVLWGKADLTMVLNGALAGLVTITAEPASPTPLLACLLGLLGGSLVVFSIVALDKAKIDDPVGAISVHGVCGALGIMLVPLSNSDATFVNQLIGLVCILGFVFIASSIVWAILKNTMGIRVTEEEELNGMDQHDCGIDAYPEFVSVRSN, from the coding sequence ATGGAAAACACGATTGTAGAGTTGAAGTTCTCACTCGACACTTTTTACTTTTTGATGTCGGGTGTTTTAGTCATGTGGATGGCTGCCGGTTTTGCGATGCTTGAGGCGGGTTTAGTTCGTGCAAAAAATACAACAGAAATACTAACTAAAAACGTAGCACTTTTCTCGATCGCCTGCACCATGTTCTTACTTGTGGGTTATAACATCATGTATGTTGATAACGCAGAAGGTGGTTTTGTTCCTTCTTTTGGTGCGTTAATTGGTACGCAAGCAGCTGATGCAAATCACTCATTAGAGTCTGATTTCTTCTTCCAAGTTGTATTCGTTGCTACAGCTATGTCTATTGTATCTGGTGCTGTTGCTGAGCGTATGAAGTTATGGGCATTTTTGATCTTCACTGTTGTAATGACAGGTTTCATTTACCCGATTGAAGGTTATTGGACTTGGGGCGCAGGCTTTTTATCTGAAATGGGCTTTGTTGACTTTGCAGGTTCTGCAATTGTTCACGGTGCAGGTGCTGCAGCAGCGCTAGCTGGTGTGCTTTTCCTTGGGGCTCGTAAAGGTAAATACGGTAAAAACGGTGAAATTTACCCAATTCCTGGTTCTAACTTACCACTTGCCACATTAGGCACATTAATCCTTTGGATGGGTTGGTTTGGCTTTAACGGTGGTTCACAGCTGCTTGTTTCTGACGCTGAAAATGCAACAGCTGTGGGTAAAATCTTCTTAAACACTAACGCAGCAGCGGCATGTGGAGCTATTGCAGCACTGTTCGTATGTAAAGTGCTTTGGGGGAAAGCTGATTTAACTATGGTATTAAACGGTGCGTTAGCAGGCCTTGTCACTATTACGGCTGAGCCAGCATCACCAACACCATTACTTGCTTGTCTATTAGGTCTACTAGGCGGTTCACTGGTTGTATTTAGTATTGTTGCACTTGATAAAGCAAAAATCGATGACCCTGTCGGTGCGATTTCTGTACACGGTGTGTGTGGTGCATTAGGCATTATGCTAGTACCACTTTCAAACTCAGATGCAACCTTCGTTAATCAATTAATTGGCTTAGTGTGTATCTTAGGGTTTGTGTTTATCGCGTCATCAATCGTATGGGCAATTCTGAAAAATACCATGGGTATCCGTGTTACCGAAGAAGAAGAATTAAACGGTATGGATCAACATGACTGTGGTATTGATGCTTACCCTGAGTTTGTATCAGTTCGCAGTAACTAA
- a CDS encoding YqaE/Pmp3 family membrane protein gives MDNKLLLIILSLFLPPVAVFLKAGVGKDLVINIILCFIFFIPAVIHSLWLCTR, from the coding sequence ATGGATAACAAACTGTTATTAATTATTTTGTCATTGTTTTTACCACCTGTGGCTGTGTTTTTAAAAGCCGGTGTTGGTAAAGATTTGGTTATTAATATTATTTTATGCTTTATATTTTTTATACCTGCGGTTATTCACTCGCTTTGGTTATGTACCCGCTAA
- the mrcB gene encoding penicillin-binding protein 1B, which yields MADKKTPAKKTPAKKTASTKRTTKKRKTSSNTTVKSRIFRKTWSIFWKLSLAVVIAMVLYLIYLDAKITRQFEGNKWQLPAQVYARAMSFYPGQFLSQQEVLWELNRLNYSSVNKLSRTGQYVKSSNSIKVYRREFEFYDGLEDARVIELRFSGKKLATIKDKFGRRLNSARLEPVQIARIGNDSNQDREFVPLDKFPAMLKDTLLVVEDRDFYQHHGVSVWSIMRALYSNIKAGRTVQGGSTLTQQLAKNIYLTRERSLVRKFNEALIALILDYRYSKDEILEAYLNEVYLGQSYNQGVHGMGLAAEFYFSKPVDELEYDQIALLVAMVKGPSYYNPRRYSERAMERRDLVLRLMVENNLINTREYRASLKRPIDISPMKDSLQKSYPGYLELVNRELKRLLPDQQVLDAGVRVFTYFDLQKQTAMEKSVEASLPYLERRPKTEELEAAMISVNVEKGGVSALVAGRDVRYFGFNRVLDTKRNIGSLVKPAVYLSAFESGKFNLASLVDDSPLRVTNEQGKIWQPENFDRQFRGMMPLYKAFSNSINIPAVNTGLDVGVDTVATTLKRLGVEGSIDEYPSLLLGALELSSFEVAQLYTTLAADGQYRELTSISALTDSVGKVLYKHNVESQKRFDEASVYMTKYAMKRVTKDGTAKRLNAHFPSIQLAGKTGTSNDLRDSWFAGFDQNTVTVAWIGRDDNKNTGLTGSVGALETYIRYLKPLNPEAIADTRPASIRWAFINEETGLQAPPGCGKVVQLPIRASEFEPRPSCRR from the coding sequence ATGGCTGATAAAAAAACTCCTGCTAAAAAAACGCCAGCAAAGAAAACGGCGTCCACTAAACGAACGACTAAAAAACGCAAAACCTCTTCAAATACGACAGTAAAGTCGCGTATTTTTCGTAAAACGTGGTCAATTTTTTGGAAGTTATCCTTAGCTGTTGTGATTGCGATGGTGCTGTATCTTATTTATTTAGATGCAAAAATAACGCGTCAATTTGAGGGCAATAAGTGGCAGTTACCTGCGCAGGTATACGCGCGAGCAATGAGCTTTTACCCAGGGCAGTTTTTATCACAGCAAGAAGTTCTTTGGGAGCTTAACAGATTAAACTACTCTTCAGTTAATAAGCTTAGTCGTACAGGGCAGTATGTTAAGTCATCTAACAGCATTAAAGTGTATCGCCGCGAATTTGAATTTTACGATGGGCTTGAAGATGCTCGTGTTATTGAGCTTCGTTTTTCAGGAAAAAAATTAGCAACTATTAAGGATAAATTTGGTCGACGCTTAAATTCTGCGCGTTTGGAGCCTGTGCAAATTGCGCGAATTGGTAATGATTCGAACCAAGATCGTGAATTCGTTCCACTTGATAAGTTTCCTGCAATGTTAAAAGACACCTTGCTGGTGGTTGAAGACAGAGATTTTTATCAGCACCACGGTGTGTCGGTATGGTCTATTATGCGTGCCTTATACAGTAATATCAAAGCGGGAAGAACAGTGCAGGGGGGAAGTACCTTAACACAACAGCTCGCTAAAAATATTTACTTAACACGTGAACGCTCTCTTGTACGTAAGTTTAACGAAGCACTTATCGCATTGATATTAGACTACCGCTATAGCAAAGATGAAATTTTAGAAGCCTACTTAAATGAAGTATACCTAGGGCAATCATACAATCAGGGTGTTCACGGTATGGGGCTTGCCGCTGAATTCTACTTTTCTAAACCTGTGGATGAGCTAGAGTATGACCAAATTGCGTTACTGGTTGCTATGGTTAAAGGCCCATCGTACTACAACCCTCGCCGTTACAGTGAACGTGCGATGGAGCGTCGCGATTTAGTACTGCGCTTAATGGTCGAAAACAACTTAATAAATACACGTGAATATCGCGCATCGTTAAAGCGTCCAATTGATATTTCACCTATGAAAGATAGCCTACAGAAGTCGTATCCTGGTTATTTAGAGTTAGTTAATCGCGAATTAAAGCGTTTGTTACCTGACCAGCAAGTATTGGATGCTGGTGTGCGTGTCTTTACTTATTTCGACTTACAAAAACAAACTGCAATGGAAAAATCGGTTGAGGCAAGCTTACCTTACCTTGAAAGACGTCCTAAAACCGAAGAATTAGAAGCCGCTATGATCTCGGTTAACGTTGAAAAAGGCGGCGTGTCAGCTTTAGTTGCCGGTCGCGATGTTCGCTATTTTGGTTTCAATCGAGTATTAGATACTAAGCGCAATATTGGTTCATTAGTAAAGCCTGCTGTTTATTTGAGTGCTTTTGAAAGCGGCAAATTCAACCTTGCATCTTTGGTTGATGACTCTCCTCTAAGAGTAACGAATGAGCAAGGAAAAATTTGGCAGCCAGAGAATTTTGATAGGCAATTTAGAGGCATGATGCCGCTTTATAAGGCATTTAGTAATAGTATCAATATACCTGCGGTAAATACTGGGTTAGATGTAGGGGTCGATACAGTTGCAACGACCTTGAAGCGATTAGGAGTTGAAGGAAGCATCGATGAATACCCATCACTACTACTTGGGGCATTGGAGTTGTCTAGCTTTGAAGTCGCTCAACTTTATACAACACTTGCTGCTGATGGTCAGTATCGTGAGCTAACATCAATTTCTGCACTGACTGATTCGGTAGGTAAAGTACTTTATAAGCATAATGTTGAATCACAAAAGCGATTTGATGAAGCATCGGTTTATATGACCAAATATGCGATGAAGCGAGTAACTAAAGATGGCACAGCAAAACGTTTAAATGCCCACTTTCCATCGATTCAGTTAGCGGGTAAAACGGGCACAAGTAATGACTTACGAGATAGCTGGTTTGCAGGTTTTGACCAAAATACAGTAACCGTTGCTTGGATTGGTCGAGACGATAATAAAAATACCGGCCTAACAGGGAGTGTTGGTGCGTTAGAAACCTATATTCGTTATTTAAAACCGCTTAACCCTGAAGCCATTGCAGATACTCGTCCAGCTTCTATTCGCTGGGCGTTCATAAATGAAGAAACAGGTCTGCAAGCACCACCTGGCTGCGGCAAAGTGGTGCAACTGCCTATTCGAGCTAGTGAGTTTGAGCCTCGTCCGAGTTGTCGACGCTAA